DNA from Zerene cesonia ecotype Mississippi chromosome 29, Zerene_cesonia_1.1, whole genome shotgun sequence:
tttaaatttaaattaataaccatttttggttttgtcccattaaaatctatttttctgtgtcaaattaataatagtaaataaaagataaaagtaaattcGTGTATTGAAGTTAAgtctgtatttaaatatacagcatatatcgaaattaaatattagctgttcgccccaTGGACATTGAAGTTTTCAAAAACTTgtaataaatgctttatacTGCAGACTAATGCAAGGTCGAAATTAAGCTACTTCACTAAcctgtttatattaaatccaaaatagatttatagaaCTTTTGTATGCATCTAAATTCTAAactttaataagtatttttgtatattatttatgtaattgaaatatttactcaTATTTCAAGCAATTTTTAGGGTTCCATAGCTAAAGGGTAGGGTTCCGCcctattattatgatttcagTACGTCTGCCTGTCTGTATGTCCGTACATTAACCTGTCTGCAGGTTTTATCAAtaagttaaaatgaaaatctCCAATATTAGGTTAAGGAAcgatattgtttcatttataacgATGGTAGAATTGAGTCAAATATTCATTTGACCTAGGACGCCAAAAATCTTGTGTCATTTTTGAGTCATTTACTACCGTCTTAGATTTGTAATATGTTTGTAGATGTTTCGTTCATCAGGGGGTGACAAAAACAGATCTCGAAAGCTCAACCATTCGGCATATTTCCCGGAGAAATATGGGATAGCAAAAGCTTTGGTAATTTTAAACCTTGTTGTTTCGAATCTATAGCTGTGGTGCTGCCATCTGGCGCATGATGTACAATGTTTCATTTAACCGTTAAATTAGGTCGAGCTTTCCCCAAACTCATACTTATAATCGATGTTCTTCGCATAACCTAACATAAGCAGTTGCGTTCAATTTATCACTTTCCGAAACTTGAATAATTTGCGTGTGAGTTTGCAAAAACTGAGACCAAAGTTCCTCAAGCGCATCCAatcttttcaataaatacgCATCATTCGCTAAACGTTTTAAAGGTGATTTCTTAAAATTAGATCTCGCTTTTGTAATCCGATCGTAGAGATTGTTTTGCACTTTAATAAAAGATtccattttttacaataaacaaaagaatgtataaaaaactttataaaaagttCAAGATTTGCAATATGTAAtcttataaatgatatatattaatttattataggaTATCTGGCATagatataatcaatatttataaactccCTGTCTATGCAgacataaataagtaataaattatttaacttcaattgttttaagtttCAGCTATATACGTAACCTTGAACtattttacaaattcaaattacattaatgttTAACAAATGAATTTACTTTGTATTATGGCAATCAGaaagttttgtatataatttaaccttaataaataaatgtcccaatatattaaagtccaataattatgatatctCCAATGTACTCACGGTTTGTCCACTTATTTACTCACTCAATGCACttatatacacaaaacaaCCTCCAGGCGCAGATGTGAAGACACGATGATAGAACACCCAACTCGACGTCACGCTGACCGTAGTTATAAGTACTATTTGTCGTCATCCACAACTAATTGCATCGGTATTGTCGtattatactcgtatatcCGACAATCGTAAGGACCATGAACAACACTCCCCCTTTATATATCGCTGATGGCTTTCGTCTACGTTTTCTTTGTTaaccaatttaaatgataaaatgcaTACATATGAACTTTCTGTTTATTTGCTTAAACTTGAATGTTAACAATGAgcaatataaacatttcttcCAATAACACAGGTTTATATTAACTTTCAACTCAAATTATAGATCGTATTAGATGTGTGCAATATTCAAACGCTAAGACGACACAATGACAAAACATATCACAATTCgcgtgaaaaaaataaataaaatgacggTAGGtcgtaaacaataaatatataggtatttataacaatcattttatcctacttcctatcctactaatattataaatgcgaaagttggtaaggatgtgtgtgtgtgtgtttgttgctctttcacgcaaaaactactgaaccgattgcaatgaaatttggtacgtagacagctggacaactggaataacatacaactttttatcccgatattcctacggtctacggacttacgcgggtgaaaccgcggggcgcagctagtattagtatagattactaAACATTCTAAAGGAtatcaataaagaaatatcaaaatattgtaattttattgatttctacATGACcccaaattttaattaatgataattaatcgatATACGCCAAGGATGCCATATTTTGAGTGATGACCAACAGTAATTACGTTATTGATAATTGTAGAAAAGTAAAAaagcgcggggcgcagctagttatctatatatacgGTTAAGTAcataaactacaaaaaattacactacactacacGTTTGAGAAATCCAACACTTTTTAACGGACTCAATAATTTTCAGAAAACACAAGATTCTTATTTAttgatctttatttttttatatcaattcgCGTCCATATATTCAAACACTCATGTAAACTGAATattcttatacattttttaaaacacgATATTGTGTTAGTGTTCTATATATAAGCGTGTGTGGGTGTGCTGTATATAAACTTATCGttcatcataattatttagtcCTATGGTAGACttcagttaaataatattagactTAGATTGATATTGCCAAAATAACATACGTGTAAAATGGAGGATTTTAAACCTTTTGAAGGGCGTAAGCCAGATGACCCGGagagaaaaaataaagaagattTTTACGATAAGCTGTTGCCAAAAGAATCAAAATTGTGGGCTCCGATCCGGAGATGGGAAAAGAGGATGGGGTATCTCACACCGATAATATGGTTTAATGTGGGTTTTATATTCTCCCTGCATGCTATAACGATCGCATATGTGTACTATTTCTTTGCCAGTGGAAATCGCATAAAGTTGCAGACATGGCTGATTGGTAAGTAGCTTTGCTTATAACAAGGctaggtttttattttactagtaATAGTCGTTTCATTTTGTAGTaagatgtataatattttattgactaatgatattttttttaatgtagctAACTCTCTAAATTTCTTAGTTTTGCACAGATAGTTTATTCTAAAGGGTAATAAGTAATCTAAGTTTTGATGTATTTGTAATCATTCGTTTCATTCATATCAGAAATGGctgaaataaattagtattgaACTTATaacactatttttaaatatttgcaatgtGCATTTTTTGATGCATCATATTTTtgaatcgaaaaaaaaaacgttggTGGTtttcaatttgactgtatttttgtatttttcttttggttGTTTTACTCGATAACTTCGTGGGGTTTTAATCGATGGGCgggattttttgtgtttaaaatgttGTCATCTGGATCAATTTTAGATACTGCTGTAGAAGCACTCGTTAGGGACGTTGCTTTTTTTCTTAGaaatgtagtattttatatataaatctccaATAACTAATGAAGCAGCAccttatattcatatttatgtataaaatttctgGTAGAAGTTcgcaatttcaaattaaatttaatactaatatcacagataatataatactatactagtactaTGTACTATGAATTGAATTACTATGCAATgataaacttatatatttgtttatcgtggactttttttgcaaaaaaaaaaatcgtctcACGCAAAATTTGGGTGtaacgttttatataattgtaaaataaaaatatatccaaatCTATAcacaatcatatttaaaagaagaatATGAGTTTGTGACTTGGAGGGGGTAATTTATCTCTGAATCTACAGaacagtatttaaaattattttaacaatagtcACATTATCTGTGTCATATACAATAATACGTTTCTGTCCCAGGGGCCTGTGTAGCCCGGGCGGAGCCAGCTCGAGGAATCtagaaagttaaataaaacaataagatGACAATTGctactcataaaaaatatgtataaagcgGCTGGAGACTGTGATGGTACAACTTGTAGGTAATGCTTTACCCAGATTCTAGAATCTAGTACCTAGATCAAatctactttttttttaactttaaattatttcttacaaaacCAACCAATTTTAACTCAAAtcacagatttttttatgatatacgtATGTTCGATTCCTGACTATACAATACTACCCCTAGACTTTTTGTAATTGTGTATacacaaaataagaaaattttcaataactaTAACAAATGTctctattgaaaaatatgttacatttGTGAATTATTCTTCGTTTTAATCACGTATTCACGTCACCACTGTTTCAATCGGTTTAGGAAAACATTGTAGTGGTGTGGTTGGGTTATCACTTACTTACgctaactaaaaattatagtttaatgcaatttatttttgtcccGATTTGCGATGTCAAACTACGACGCACGGATTCTTGCTTGGTACTAACGTATGCTATCATTCTTTGCTTAtggatattgaataaataaaatctgaaaAAAACCTACGTTACAACGTGATgagagaaagaaagaaacatttattcaactCCTCAGaattacaacaatataattataataacacaatacaACAATGAAAATGGTTGCGACTTTAGTAGACTAAAAAAGGTGCACCCTGTCAATTCTGAAATatatatgcttttattttaacggCGGGTTAATCCGCAAAAAGCCGAGATAAACCACtaccaaaaaaattatgtcgtCCAATTTACATTTCAAGATTATTACAGACACAAAAACAATGTAGTAATTGTTTCATTCTTCATGGACAGCTTAAATAACAGCAATTAATTCtcacatttcataaaatatatgttgagGTTGAAgtcattaaactttaaaattaagttaaaacctatgctataataaaaatgcataatgGTAAGTAGAAATTCCCGTATCGTTtaggtaatataatttattggatAACTTCTATggaatatttatcattaaatcgTTGTTGAAATTTTTGCACAAATTTAGCATGTACATAAGTAAGTACGtatcatattaaatgttaaacacCTAGACATGTTTGAATTcgaatgataattaatttaaattgattgataTATGTAGATTCAATTAcggtatatttaatattcagttGGAAATTATTCCTCTATTAATCCAAAGTTGTAAGTTGCATAAAATCACATTTCACGTATTTCACGAAAACTATCGCAATAATTTACCTACATGCATGCAAATTTCCGCCTCGCCCCGAGTACATGGGTCCcatgatttaaatatgttcTTCCCATATATACAGAAAGGATGGATGTAGGTATAAAGAAATAGAATGTAAAGGCTGAAGAGAAGGATACGCGTTCCTTTTGGTCTCCATTGATCAATCTTCCCAGCCCAATCATATATTCTCGTCACCAATCTTGTTTCCCGTTCTCTTTAAAACTGACAACCCATTTGCAATTCCATCCATCGTTACCGCAATTCTGGTTATAAGAAGTAGTGAATTAGATCAATAAAGACgcaactttatttaaaaaactagtGGTTATCAAAGATGACGCTCGAATGACCTTATCTAATGACGATTACCAATCAGAGGCAAAAAGCAACCCTCACGTTTTTCTCGAGAAAGAGCAAGTGAAACGTGATGAGATATTACGATTCGCACTTTTATCttgtttaacaaataaacacgtaggaatcgtttttatatattcattacattcGGAGCAATAATTGTTTGTGTAAACCTGCCGTTATGCTATTattgttcttataaataaaatttctatatgcaattcaaaaattttttggTACATGTTCGTGCAGCAGtactaatagtataattaCGATATTACATTTACTTACATTGGACTAACAATGCAAAAGCAGAATAATTACACCACATGAGAGCAGCCaccattcaaataaaaaaaaagaatcatcataatcggccaaaaaaaaatcacagtcgaattgattttttttttaattcggttaaaaataatacataattttttgagATACATTTTTCCGAATGCAAAACTATGCAGTGAGCAATGTGTctacattgtttattatatttacataaaatacttgttaaaaatgtaaatcaaaTGAACATTACTTgaaatacctatttaaatcatgttaattgatttaaatcaaTCGTTATCAACGCATAAAGATAATAACGTAGaatatgtaaattgaaatagatttatttgacTAAAATGACTGTGCTTTTTGCACAGTCATTTTAGTCTCGGTGACGGTCAAAGATTATCCACTTACATACTTGTGACGGTGCGTTTCATTGCCACGCCACATTTCGGAAACGGAGTACGCTAAACGCTTCGTGTGCGCTCACTATGACGACAACCCTAATTGCTATTGCATGCctcacaattattaattattattttttgttaaaaaggtTAATTAAAAGATGCTAATATTAATGTGTGTTCCAATTACCTATTGAAAATTCGATGCACATGACATAATATGCACGGCATCATGCAGTTTGGTTTGTAACCCCCTGTTCTACTGTTTGATACGGGACTCAAACAATTTCTTGCAGAACTTGCTTTGtcaatataattctttttacaCGTATAAAGTAAGTAGTAGGTTAGTGTCCTGTCCGTCGTATTCTGATGAaccaattaatattgaaagcGTCTCATGGCTTTTATGCATTGCAAGAACGGAAGGACCgtgaatatgtatatgtatataacgtGTCATTGGATAGGTCGTAGAGGTTTATATTCACTACAAATCagagtatttttaacaaatgaaaatcgtatattttatttgcaggCTTTGCATACTACACATTATCAGGGTTTGGCCTGACGGCGGGGATACATCGCTGCTGGTCTCATCGGGCATTCAAAGCGAAACTTCCTGTGAAAATACTTATGTTAATAGGATATGCTGCTTGCGGGCAGGTGATTACAGGCTAATTTTCGTATAATCTCTTTTTGTTCTACcgttatagatattattttaggtatgtaatgattatttatagtCTTTGCTGTGTTTAATCGTTCTATGGAAAATGCTAGCTATAACCCCGTAACTAATTAGACGTAATATTTATGGTAGTTTATGAGATTGAAGTACTACGCAATATAATACCTTGagcttaataattattattttctacaaaaagaGTCACCGATGTCCCAGAGGAGGTCAAGGAGTGATAACAATTCCATGtcaaacacataaaaagaatcacgcgAATCGGTTGAAAGACCACCTTGTTGTCTAGACCAAAGTCGAATTCAAAACCGTCGTTAGAATATACACATTACTGAGTATCGCTCTTCAATACCCAAATCTCTTTAAGTAACATGAAATTTTATCTCGGGCATCTTGACCCAATTATAGAGGCGTAATGACGACTGAGAATGAATTTATTCGTGTCTACTGCATCAAGCTCTTATgacgatatatatattttatagataccTATTTACAATTGGGTGCGTGATCATCGAATTCATCACAAGATGACGGAAACAACCTCCGACCCCCACGACGCCACGCGCGGGTTCTTCTTCAGCCACGTGGGCTGGCTGCTGATGAAGAAGCATCCCCATGTTTTAGCAGCAGGAGCTAAACTGGATATGAGTGATATAACTAGTGATCCGTGGCTGGTGTATTTTGACAAGTAAGCTATCGTTCTTTAGCATTGTTATAGttcttaattattgtttatgttgtaATAAGTTTCGTGTGTATTCCAAATGACGCTCCTAAACGAACAAAGTTACAATtagactatatttatttggttttgaTTCTCGATAattccgtgggttttcaaccgattctAAAATGGGCCCATATTAGAATCTATCTTGAGTGGTACTTTCCTTCAGGCACGTCGGTGACCTTTTTTGAAGAATATAATTGAAGTACTATCAAGTTCATTCTTTCAATACCTTTGATTATGATGTGggtataaacatttttttattttttatatttaccatgTTTCACTGTCAATTAATCAATCATAGGTAggtatgaatgaatgaatgtatgtatgtaagtgTCCTATAGATATATAGGTATTGTATATCCTAATATTTATGTGAAGATATGTACTAGGcaatttatactttatgtacataaaggcttatttctaaatatatttctaatagaGAGCAACTGCCTCTCACTAGAAATATAATGTAGTAGATACtggtaaattattttgctagcataaatattttaaaatagtcgTAGCCTGTATGTGCATATTTGTTCCAGGCACTTCACACTTATCAAAACTATATGGTGCTACGTAGTACCGACACTTCTACCAATGTGGTTCGCGGGAGAAACCTTCTCTGCAGCGATTGTTGTGACCATGATCCGATTTATGTTAATTCTTCACGGAACGTGGTCTGTGAATAGCTTTGCCCATTTGTATGGTGCACGACCATATAACAAGTAAGTTTTATTAGGAAGTTAACTATTTGCGTCAGTGACgttgaaaaatgaataaaccattgcatgtatataaatatgtattaaaaaaatatttatttcattgactctgtaaaattaacagatttctataaatacttttttttttcagaaacaTCAAGGCAACGAACAACCACGGCGTCTCTTTGATAACCCTGGGCGAAGGGGCCCATAACTTCCACCACACCTTCCCTTGGGACTATAAATCCACTGAGAATACTTTATTTAGCTTcactacaataatattgaacGTGTTTGCGTGGTTAGGTCTAGTTTATGATGCGAAAGTGGCATCTGCATCCCTCATTAAAAAGACATGTGACAGACTCGGCGAAAGATCGAGCCGAAAACTGCTCACCTCTTagttactattaatatttattgttgttaaaatatataataatgttaaaacacACCAACttattgatgtatttttaatattaaaaaaaaatcacatcacATACAGCTCGGTGAAAGCGTAGCATATAATATATNNNNNNNNNNNNNNNNNNNNNNNNNNNNNNNNNNNNNNNNNNNNNNNNNNNNNNNNNNNNNNNNNNNNNNNNNNNNNNNNNNNNNNNNNNNNNNNNNNNNNNNNNNNNNNNNNNNNNNNNNNNNNNNNNNNNNNNNNNNNNNNNNNNNNNNNNNNNNNNNNNNNNNNNNNNNNNNNNNNNNNNNNNNNNNNNNNNNNNNNNNNNNNNNNNNNNNNNNNNNNNNNNNNNNNNNNNNNNNNNNNNNNNNNNNNNNNNNNNNNNNNNNNNNNNNNNNNNNNNNNNNNNNNNNNNNNNNNNNNNNNNNNNNNNNNNNNNNNNNNNNNNNNNNNNNNNNNNNNNNNNNNNNNNNNNNNNNNNNNNNNNNNNNNNNNNNNNNNNNNNNNNNNNNNNNNNNNNNNNNNNNNNNNNNNNNNNNNNNNNNNNNNNNNNNNNNNNNNNNNNNNNNNNNNNNNNNNNNNNNNNNNNNNNNNNNNNNNNNNNNNNNNNNNNNNNNNNNNNNNNNNNNNNNNNNNNNNNNNNNNNNNNNNNNNNNNNNNNNNNNNNNNNNNNNNNNNNNNNNNNNNNNNNNNNNNNNNNNNNNNNNNNNNNNNNNNNNNN
Protein-coding regions in this window:
- the LOC119837833 gene encoding (11Z)-hexadec-11-enoyl-CoA conjugase-like encodes the protein MEDFKPFEGRKPDDPERKNKEDFYDKLLPKESKLWAPIRRWEKRMGYLTPIIWFNVGFIFSLHAITIAYVYYFFASGNRIKLQTWLIGFAYYTLSGFGLTAGIHRCWSHRAFKAKLPVKILMLIGYAACGQIPIYNWVRDHRIHHKMTETTSDPHDATRGFFFSHVGWLLMKKHPHVLAAGAKLDMSDITSDPWLVYFDKHFTLIKTIWCYVVPTLLPMWFAGETFSAAIVVTMIRFMLILHGTWSVNSFAHLYGARPYNKNIKATNNHGVSLITLGEGAHNFHHTFPWDYKSTENTLFSFTTIILNVFAWLGLVYDAKVASASLIKKTCDRLGERSSRKLLTS